Sequence from the Phragmites australis chromosome 6, lpPhrAust1.1, whole genome shotgun sequence genome:
AGCTGAACCTGCATTCAGATTGGAACAAGTCAAATTAACACTGGTTAGCACAGATTAAGATTAGAACTTAAGAAGATTTTATTCCACTACCTGAGGGTACAATATCATGTTTTCCTACACAGTTCGATCCCAGCTCAGCATTTTCAGCTTCAGTTCCATTACCAGAGGTCGGTAAATCAAGCTTCTCATTACCACTTGATCCAATTTCACCATGGCAATTGGCATTACCACCAACTGAGCTTGTAGGTTCACATTTTACATCCCCAATTGATCCAGATTCGCCATGGCCAGCGACAATTCCCTCCACGGGAGCATCAACACCATTCTCTCCGGGGCAGGGCACCTTCCCTTCCCGGCCCATGACACCAGGCACCTTCCTACCCCTCTCAGAGCACTCCACGCACTTCGCAAGCTCGCACCCACTTCCCATGCTCGCCATGACGGCCTCGCGGTCCGGGTGCGCGCTCGGGTCAAGCGCGAACACGGGGAGCAGGTACACGTACCTCCGGCGGTCGCAGAACTTCTTCGCGTTGAACGAGTTGGTGACGCGCACGTAGCCGTAGGAGCGGATCTGGGGCGCGAGCTGGGCGTTCAGGCGGTCCGTGAAGCCCGGCGGGTCAACGTAGAAGCGCCCGGAGACGACCTGCGCCGCGGCGCTGACGCCCTTGTCTGTCCGCGCGGCGCGCGCCCAGTCGTAACGGCGGGGCGCGGCGCGGTCGTCCTCGGGCACGGCGCCGGCCTGGTAGAGCGCTTCCTCAAGGTCGCCCTCGATGGTGCGCGCGCCCGGGTTCTTCTGCATGCCCTGGTAACCCGCGCCGCAGTAGCCGAGGAGGATGGCCACCTTGCGGCGCTTGTAACGGCGGCGGGGCTGCCCGGGGTCGGCACCGGCGGCGGAAGGAGAGGTGGGCTCGGCCTCCGGGTCGGAGGAGGACATCTTGGGGCGCTTGGTGTGGGGaggggagggcggcggcgaggcggcggccATCAGAGAGAAGGG
This genomic interval carries:
- the LOC133921580 gene encoding uncharacterized protein LOC133921580, with amino-acid sequence MAAASPPPSPPHTKRPKMSSSDPEAEPTSPSAAGADPGQPRRRYKRRKVAILLGYCGAGYQGMQKNPGARTIEGDLEEALYQAGAVPEDDRAAPRRYDWARAARTDKGVSAAAQVVSGRFYVDPPGFTDRLNAQLAPQIRSYGYVRVTNSFNAKKFCDRRRYVYLLPVFALDPSAHPDREAVMASMGSGCELAKCVECSERGRKVPGVMGREGKVPCPGENGVDAPVEGIVAGHGESGSIGDVKCEPTSSVGGNANCHGEIGSSGNEKLDLPTSGNGTEAENAELGSNCVGKHDIVPSGSADASIVNEEGHKLEAPIIGEDKVQAMDFEKSNVEEMSPMKSTSSYTDEVKERFSRILKYYVGTHNFHNFTTRTKAEDPAAKRFIISFGADRVVSLDGIDFVRCEVIGQSFMLHQIRKMIGLAVAVMRNCAPESIYDVAFRKDVNLNVPTAPEVGLYLDECMFTSYNKKWKDSHEAVSMEPYFEEAEEFKIKYIFTHIAAMEHKEGAVALWLHSLNHRNYPDFRYMETAGTEDRVGGEAEGIEEVQMPSDNVSV